The following proteins are co-located in the Phocoena phocoena chromosome 1, mPhoPho1.1, whole genome shotgun sequence genome:
- the HES2 gene encoding transcription factor HES-2, with amino-acid sequence MGLPRRAGDPAELRKSLKPLLEKRRRARINESLSQLKGLILSLLGRESSHFSKLEKADILEMTVRFLQELPASSCPTAAPTPSDSYREGYRACLARLSRVLHTRRVLEPAASARLLEHLRRRAASATPDSGRAGDSCGPPAPSPPPAPLPPAPPRDPGLWRPW; translated from the exons ATGGGGCTGCCTCGGAGGGCAGGGGACCCGGCGGAGCTGCGCAAG AGCCTGAAGCCACTGCTGGAGAAGCGCCGCCGCGCGCGCATCAACGAGAGCCTGAGCCAGCTCAAGGGCCTCATCCTGTCGCTGCTGGGCAGGGAG AGCTCCCACTTCTCGAAGCTGGAGAAAGCGGACATCCTGGAAATGACCGTGCGCTTCCTGCAGGAGCTGCCTGCGTCCTCCTGCCCGACGGCAGCGCCCA CGCCCTCCGACAGCTACCGCGAGGGCTACCGAGCCTGCCTGGCGCGCCTGTCCCGCGTGCTACACACCCGCCGCGTCCTGGAGCCCGCCGCGAGCGCTCGCCTGCTGGAGCACTTGCGCCGGAGGGCGGCCAGCGCCACCCCCGACAGCGGGCGCGCGGGGGACTCCTGCGGCCCGCCCGCGCCCTCCCCGCCGCCCGCGCCCTTGCCACCTGCACCTCCTCGGGACCCAGGCCTCTGGCGGCCCTGGTAG